The following coding sequences are from one Beggiatoa alba B18LD window:
- a CDS encoding restriction endonuclease subunit S has translation MSSDKEMKTVKSSAGQGLVPRLRFPEFLEAGEWEERKLIDICKKITQGGTPDTSNPDYWNGSIEWLTPAEMGKIETRFIDSTVRKITITGLKNCSSDLLPINSVIISTRAPIGHLAINKSEMAINQGCKGLIPKELTNYDFLYYALFIFKSSLIDLGAGNTFKELSGNSLKNFEISLPSFPEQQKIANCLSSLDDLISAETQQLATLKAHKKALMQQLFPAEGETVPQLRFPEFLGAGEWEEKTLGDICDCIVSGRNKPKSFTGNIPWITIPDIQGVKIHSSISKLGLSIEEIKECGAKIVPKNSVIMSCVGTFGLVSICEQDLVINQQLHAWLPSQIINNYYLLYSLVLHKNQMERMATHTTIAYLNKDSCNAIIISFPSLPEQQKIASCLSSLDDLITAQTQKINTLKQHKKGLMQQLFPLI, from the coding sequence ATGAGCAGTGATAAGGAGATGAAGACAGTGAAGTCGTCGGCAGGGCAGGGGCTTGTGCCTCGTTTGCGGTTTCCTGAGTTTTTGGAGGCGGGGGAGTGGGAGGAAAGAAAACTCATTGATATATGCAAAAAAATCACACAAGGCGGAACTCCAGATACATCAAATCCAGACTATTGGAACGGTTCTATCGAATGGCTTACACCTGCTGAAATGGGAAAAATAGAAACTCGTTTTATAGATTCAACTGTAAGAAAAATAACGATAACAGGACTTAAAAATTGCTCTTCTGATTTGCTACCTATCAACTCCGTTATAATTTCAACACGCGCCCCAATTGGGCATCTAGCTATTAATAAGTCTGAAATGGCGATTAATCAAGGATGTAAAGGACTAATTCCTAAAGAGTTAACTAATTACGATTTTTTATATTATGCGCTTTTTATTTTTAAGTCTTCGCTGATTGACTTAGGCGCAGGTAATACTTTTAAAGAATTATCTGGAAATTCCTTAAAGAATTTTGAAATATCTTTACCCTCCTTCCCCGAACAACAAAAAATCGCCAATTGCCTCTCCTCCCTCGACGACCTCATCAGCGCAGAAACGCAACAGCTCGCCACGCTCAAAGCGCATAAAAAAGCCTTGATGCAACAACTTTTTCCCGCTGAGGGCGAAACTGTCCCACAATTGCGGTTTCCTGAGTTTTTGGGGGCGGGGGAGTGGGAGGAAAAAACACTGGGGGATATTTGTGACTGCATAGTATCAGGGAGAAACAAACCTAAATCATTCACTGGAAATATACCGTGGATTACAATTCCAGATATTCAAGGCGTAAAAATACACTCATCAATTAGTAAATTAGGGCTTTCAATAGAAGAAATTAAGGAATGTGGGGCAAAGATTGTACCTAAAAACTCAGTTATTATGTCTTGTGTTGGAACATTTGGTTTAGTATCAATTTGTGAGCAGGATTTAGTTATTAATCAACAATTACATGCTTGGTTACCTAGTCAAATAATTAATAATTACTATTTACTGTATTCCCTAGTGTTACATAAGAATCAGATGGAAAGAATGGCAACACATACAACAATTGCATATTTAAATAAGGATAGTTGTAATGCAATAATAATTTCGTTTCCCTCCCTCCCCGAACAACAAAAAATCGCCTCCTGCCTCTCGTCCCTCGACGACCTCATCACCGCCCAGACCCAAAAAATTAACACCCTCAAACAACACAAAAAAGGG